A genomic stretch from Perognathus longimembris pacificus isolate PPM17 chromosome 5, ASM2315922v1, whole genome shotgun sequence includes:
- the B3galnt1 gene encoding UDP-GalNAc:beta-1,3-N-acetylgalactosaminyltransferase 1 isoform X1, translated as MVSWASVPIRLRFGEGTSGPVWRLPLGVFIVQGPLLGNQMSTGRGSGGVETPNPVFDKPPRALASRRRSMAPALLPALPGRMSLRSLKWSLLLLSLLSFLVMWYLSLPHYNVIERVNWMYFYEYEPLYRQDFRFTLREHSNCSHQSPFLVILVTSHPADVKARQAIRVTWGEKKSWWGHEVLTFFLLGQQAEKEDKTFTLSLEDEHLLYGDIIRQDFVDTYNNLTLKTIMAFRWVTEFCPTAKYVMKTDTDVFINTGNLVKYLLNLNHSEKFFTGYPLIDNYSYRGFYQKSHISYQEYPFKVFPPYCSGLGYIMSRDLVPRIYEMMSHVKPIKFEDVYVGICLNLLKVDIHIPEDTNLFFLYRIHLDVCQLRRVIAAHGFSSKEIITFWQVMLRNTTCHY; from the coding sequence ATGGTATCGTGGGCGTCGGTGCCCATTCGGCTTCGGTTTGGGGAGGGTACGTCGGGTCCTGTCTGGAGGCTCCCCTTGGGAGTGTTCATTGTACAAGGGCCTCTCCTCGGTAACCAGATGTCCACTGGCCGCGGATCTGGGGGGGTGGAGACTCCTAACCCTGTCTTTGACAAACCTCCCAGAGCCCTTGCCTCCCGGCGGCGGTCCatggccccggctctcctccccgCCCTTCCCGGCAGGATGTCGCTGCGATCGCTCAAGTGGAGCCTCCTGCTGCTGTCGCTGCTCAGCTTCCTGGTGATGTGGTACCTCAGCCTGCCCCACTACAACGTGATCGAGCGCGTGAACTGGATGTACTTCTACGAGTACGAGCCGCTCTACCGGCAGGACTTCCGCTTCACGCTTCGAGAACACTCCAACTGCTCTCATCAGAGCCCGTTTCTGGTCATTCTGGTGACTTCGCATCCCGCCGATGTGAAGGCCAGACAAGCCATCAGGGTCACGTGGGGCGAGAAGAAGTCCTGGTGGGGCCACGAGGTGCTCACCTTCTTCCTGTTAGGGCAGCAGGCCGAAAAGGAAGACAAAACGTTCACGCTGTCCCTGGAGGACGAACACCTTCTCTACGGCGACATAATCCGGCAGGACTTTGTCGACACCTATAATAACCTGACGTTGAAAACCATCATGGCGTTCAGGTGGGTCACTGAGTTCTGCCCCACCGCCAAGTACGTCATGAAGACAGACACCGATGTGTTCATCAACACCGGCAACTTAGTGAAGTACCTGTTGAACTTGAACCACTCGGAGAAGTTCTTCACCGGCTATCCTCTCATTGACAATTATTCCTACAGAGGGTTTTACCAAAAATCCCACATTTCATACCAGGAGTATCCGTTCAAGGTGTTCCCTCCCTACTGCAGCGGCCTGGGCTACATCATGTCCAGAGACCTGGTGCCCAGGATCTACGAAATGATGAGCCACGTCAAGCCCATCAAGTTTGAAGACGTATACGTCGGCATCTGCTTGAATCTGTTGAAGGTGGACATTCACATTCCAGAAGACACCAATCTGTTCTTTTTGTACAGAATCCACTTGGATGTCTGTCAGCTCAGGCGAGTGATCGCAGCCCATGGCTTTTCTTCCAAAGAAATCATCACGTTTTGGCAGGTGATGCTAAGAAACACCACGTGTCATTATTAA
- the B3galnt1 gene encoding UDP-GalNAc:beta-1,3-N-acetylgalactosaminyltransferase 1 isoform X2, with protein sequence MAPALLPALPGRMSLRSLKWSLLLLSLLSFLVMWYLSLPHYNVIERVNWMYFYEYEPLYRQDFRFTLREHSNCSHQSPFLVILVTSHPADVKARQAIRVTWGEKKSWWGHEVLTFFLLGQQAEKEDKTFTLSLEDEHLLYGDIIRQDFVDTYNNLTLKTIMAFRWVTEFCPTAKYVMKTDTDVFINTGNLVKYLLNLNHSEKFFTGYPLIDNYSYRGFYQKSHISYQEYPFKVFPPYCSGLGYIMSRDLVPRIYEMMSHVKPIKFEDVYVGICLNLLKVDIHIPEDTNLFFLYRIHLDVCQLRRVIAAHGFSSKEIITFWQVMLRNTTCHY encoded by the coding sequence atggccccggctctcctccccgCCCTTCCCGGCAGGATGTCGCTGCGATCGCTCAAGTGGAGCCTCCTGCTGCTGTCGCTGCTCAGCTTCCTGGTGATGTGGTACCTCAGCCTGCCCCACTACAACGTGATCGAGCGCGTGAACTGGATGTACTTCTACGAGTACGAGCCGCTCTACCGGCAGGACTTCCGCTTCACGCTTCGAGAACACTCCAACTGCTCTCATCAGAGCCCGTTTCTGGTCATTCTGGTGACTTCGCATCCCGCCGATGTGAAGGCCAGACAAGCCATCAGGGTCACGTGGGGCGAGAAGAAGTCCTGGTGGGGCCACGAGGTGCTCACCTTCTTCCTGTTAGGGCAGCAGGCCGAAAAGGAAGACAAAACGTTCACGCTGTCCCTGGAGGACGAACACCTTCTCTACGGCGACATAATCCGGCAGGACTTTGTCGACACCTATAATAACCTGACGTTGAAAACCATCATGGCGTTCAGGTGGGTCACTGAGTTCTGCCCCACCGCCAAGTACGTCATGAAGACAGACACCGATGTGTTCATCAACACCGGCAACTTAGTGAAGTACCTGTTGAACTTGAACCACTCGGAGAAGTTCTTCACCGGCTATCCTCTCATTGACAATTATTCCTACAGAGGGTTTTACCAAAAATCCCACATTTCATACCAGGAGTATCCGTTCAAGGTGTTCCCTCCCTACTGCAGCGGCCTGGGCTACATCATGTCCAGAGACCTGGTGCCCAGGATCTACGAAATGATGAGCCACGTCAAGCCCATCAAGTTTGAAGACGTATACGTCGGCATCTGCTTGAATCTGTTGAAGGTGGACATTCACATTCCAGAAGACACCAATCTGTTCTTTTTGTACAGAATCCACTTGGATGTCTGTCAGCTCAGGCGAGTGATCGCAGCCCATGGCTTTTCTTCCAAAGAAATCATCACGTTTTGGCAGGTGATGCTAAGAAACACCACGTGTCATTATTAA
- the B3galnt1 gene encoding UDP-GalNAc:beta-1,3-N-acetylgalactosaminyltransferase 1 isoform X3: MSLRSLKWSLLLLSLLSFLVMWYLSLPHYNVIERVNWMYFYEYEPLYRQDFRFTLREHSNCSHQSPFLVILVTSHPADVKARQAIRVTWGEKKSWWGHEVLTFFLLGQQAEKEDKTFTLSLEDEHLLYGDIIRQDFVDTYNNLTLKTIMAFRWVTEFCPTAKYVMKTDTDVFINTGNLVKYLLNLNHSEKFFTGYPLIDNYSYRGFYQKSHISYQEYPFKVFPPYCSGLGYIMSRDLVPRIYEMMSHVKPIKFEDVYVGICLNLLKVDIHIPEDTNLFFLYRIHLDVCQLRRVIAAHGFSSKEIITFWQVMLRNTTCHY; the protein is encoded by the coding sequence ATGTCGCTGCGATCGCTCAAGTGGAGCCTCCTGCTGCTGTCGCTGCTCAGCTTCCTGGTGATGTGGTACCTCAGCCTGCCCCACTACAACGTGATCGAGCGCGTGAACTGGATGTACTTCTACGAGTACGAGCCGCTCTACCGGCAGGACTTCCGCTTCACGCTTCGAGAACACTCCAACTGCTCTCATCAGAGCCCGTTTCTGGTCATTCTGGTGACTTCGCATCCCGCCGATGTGAAGGCCAGACAAGCCATCAGGGTCACGTGGGGCGAGAAGAAGTCCTGGTGGGGCCACGAGGTGCTCACCTTCTTCCTGTTAGGGCAGCAGGCCGAAAAGGAAGACAAAACGTTCACGCTGTCCCTGGAGGACGAACACCTTCTCTACGGCGACATAATCCGGCAGGACTTTGTCGACACCTATAATAACCTGACGTTGAAAACCATCATGGCGTTCAGGTGGGTCACTGAGTTCTGCCCCACCGCCAAGTACGTCATGAAGACAGACACCGATGTGTTCATCAACACCGGCAACTTAGTGAAGTACCTGTTGAACTTGAACCACTCGGAGAAGTTCTTCACCGGCTATCCTCTCATTGACAATTATTCCTACAGAGGGTTTTACCAAAAATCCCACATTTCATACCAGGAGTATCCGTTCAAGGTGTTCCCTCCCTACTGCAGCGGCCTGGGCTACATCATGTCCAGAGACCTGGTGCCCAGGATCTACGAAATGATGAGCCACGTCAAGCCCATCAAGTTTGAAGACGTATACGTCGGCATCTGCTTGAATCTGTTGAAGGTGGACATTCACATTCCAGAAGACACCAATCTGTTCTTTTTGTACAGAATCCACTTGGATGTCTGTCAGCTCAGGCGAGTGATCGCAGCCCATGGCTTTTCTTCCAAAGAAATCATCACGTTTTGGCAGGTGATGCTAAGAAACACCACGTGTCATTATTAA